Proteins from one Rhinopithecus roxellana isolate Shanxi Qingling chromosome 20, ASM756505v1, whole genome shotgun sequence genomic window:
- the ELMO3 gene encoding engulfment and cell motility protein 3 isoform X2: MTPQRNVVKIAIQMRDAIPQLIQLDQAKPLAAVLKEVCDVWSLTHSERYALQFADGHRRYITENNRAEIKNGSILCLSTAPDLEAEQLLGGLQSDSREGRREALRHLVPLASDMTFAREVISRNGLQRLGTIIEDGDDLGEVLALSLRAFLELMEHGVVSWETLSIPFVRKVVCYVNMNLMDASVPPLALGLLESVTLSSPALGQLVKSEVPLDRLLVHLQVMNQQLQTKAMALLTALLQGASPVERKHMLDYLWQRNLRQFIYKNIIHSAAPMGDEMAHHLYVLQALMLGLLEPRMRTPLDPYSQEQREQLQVLRQAAFEAEGESSGTGLSADRRRSLCAREFRKLGFSNSNPAQDLERVPPGLLALDNMLYFSRNAPSAYSRFVLENSSREDKHECPFARGSIQLTVLLCELLHVGEPCSETAQDFSPMFFGQDQSFHELFCVGIQLLNKTWKEMRATQEDFDKVMQVVREQLARTLALKPTSLELFRTKVNALTYGEVLRLRQTERLHQEGTLAPPILELREKLKPELMGLIRQQRLLHLCEGTLFRKISSRRRQDKLWFCCLSPNHKLLQYGDMEEGASPPTLESLPEQLPVADMRALLTGKDCPHVREKGSGKQSKDLYELAFSISYDRGEEEAYLNFIAPSKREFYLWTDGLSALLGSPMGSEQTRLDLEQLLTMETKLRLLELENVPIPERPPPVPPPPTNFNFCYDCSIAEP; this comes from the exons ATGACGCCTCAGCGGAACGTGGTGAAGATTGCCATCCAGATGCGTGATGCCATCCCGCAGCTCATCCAGCTGGACCAG GCGAAGCCCCTGGCCGCTGTGCTGAAGGAGGTGTGCGACGT GTGGAGCCTGACGCACTCTGAGCGCTACGCCCTGCAGTTTGCGGATGGGCATAGGAGATACATCACTGAGAAT AACCGCGCGGAGATCAAGAATGGCAGCATCCTATGCCTCAGCACGGCCCCA GACCTTGAGGCTGAGCAGCTCTTGGGTGGGCTGCAGAGTGACAGTCGTGAAGGGCGCCGGGAAGCCCTGAGGCACCTCGTCCCTCTGGCCTCGGACATGACCTTTGCCAGGGAGGTCATCAGCCGTAATGGGCTCCAGAGACTAGGCACCATCATTGAGGATGGGGATGA CCTAGGAGAGGTGCTGGCCCTCAGCCTGAGGGCCTTCTTGGAGCTCATGGAGCATGGCGTGGTGTCCTGGGAGACACTGAGCATCCCCTTTGTGAGGAAG GTGGTGTGCTATGTGAACATGAACCTCATGGACGCCTCCGTGCCACCCCTAGCCCTTGGGCTGCTGGAGAGTGTGACCTTGAGCAGCCCAGCCCTGGGCCAGCTGGTCAAGAGCGAGGTGCCCTTGGATAGGCTGCTGGTGCACCTACAGGT GATGAACCAGCAGCTGCAAACCAAGGCCATGGCCCTGCTGACAGCCTTGCTGCAGGGGGCCAGCCCTGTAGAACGCAAG CACATGCTTGACTATCTCTGGCAGAGGAACCTTCGCCAGTTCATCTATAAG AACATCATCCACAGTGCAGCACCAATGGGCGACGAGATGGCTCATCACCTGTATGTACTGCAGGCCCTCATGCTGGGGCTGCTGGAGCCGCGTATGCGGACGCCCCTGGACCCCTACAGCCAG GAGCAGCGGGAGCAGCTGCAAGTCCTACGCCAGGCTGCCTTCGAGGCGGAGGGGGAGTCCTCGGGTACTGGGCTGAGTGCTGACCGTCGCCGTTCCCTCTGTGCCCGAGAGTTCCGCAAACTGGGCTTCTCT AACAGCAACCCAGCGCAGGACCTGGAGCGTGTGCCCCCCGGTCTACTGGCCCTGGACAACATGTTGTACTTCTCCAGAAATGCACCCAGCGCGTACAGCCGG TTTGTGTTAGAGAACAGCAGCCGCGAGGACAAGCACGAGTGCCCCTTTGCCCGGGGCAGTATCCAGCTGACAGTGCTGCTGTGTGAGCTGCTCCACGTTGGGGAGCCCT GCTCTGAGACAGCCCAGGACTTCTCGCCCATGTTCTTCGGCCAAGACCAGAGCTTCCACGAGCTCTTCTGTGTGGGTATCCAGCTGTTGAATAAGACCTGGAAGGAGATGCGGGCTACACAGGAGGACTTCGACaag GTAATGCAGGTGGTGCGGGAGCAGCTGGCCCGCACTCTGGCCCTGAAGCCCACCTCCCTGGAGCTCTTCCGAACCAAGGTGAATGCGCTCACTTACGGGGAGGTGCTGCGGCTGCGGCAGACCGAACGGCTGCACCAGGAGGGCACACTGGCTCCCCCTATACT GGAGCTGCGGGAGAAGCTGAAGCCAGAGCTCATGGGCCTGATCCGCCAGCAGCGCTTGCTCCACCTCTGTGAGGGGACGCTCTTCCGCAAGATCAGCAGCCGGCGGCGCCAGG ACAAGCTGTGGTTCTGCTGCCTGTCCCCCAACCACAAGCTGCTGCAGTACGGAGACATGGAGGAGGGGGCCAGCCCGCCTACCCTGGAGAGTCTACCCGAGCAGC TCCCTGTGGCCGACATGAGGGCACTCCTGACAGGCAAGGACTGCCCCCATGTCCGGGAGAAGGGCTCCGGGAAGCAGAGCAAG GACCTCTATGAGTTGGCCTTCTCGATCAGCTATGACCGCGGGGAGGAGGAGGCGTACCTCAACTTCATTGCCCCCTCCAAGCGGGAG TTCTACCTGTGGACAGATGGGCTCAGTGCCTTGCTGGGCAGTCCCATGGGCAGCGAGCAGACACGGCTGGACCTGGAGCAGCTGCTGACCATGGAGACCAAGCTGCGTCTGCTGGAGCTGGAGAACGTGCCCATCCCTGAGCGGCCACCCcctgtgcccccaccccccaccaactTCAACTTCTGCTATGACTGCAGCATCGCTGAACCTTGA
- the ELMO3 gene encoding engulfment and cell motility protein 3 isoform X3, translating to MTFAREVISRNGLQRLGTIIEDGDDLGEVLALSLRAFLELMEHGVVSWETLSIPFVRKVVCYVNMNLMDASVPPLALGLLESVTLSSPALGQLVKSEVPLDRLLVHLQVMNQQLQTKAMALLTALLQGASPVERKHMLDYLWQRNLRQFIYKNIIHSAAPMGDEMAHHLYVLQALMLGLLEPRMRTPLDPYSQEQREQLQVLRQAAFEAEGESSGTGLSADRRRSLCAREFRKLGFSNSNPAQDLERVPPGLLALDNMLYFSRNAPSAYSRFVLENSSREDKHECPFARGSIQLTVLLCELLHVGEPCSETAQDFSPMFFGQDQSFHELFCVGIQLLNKTWKEMRATQEDFDKVMQVVREQLARTLALKPTSLELFRTKVNALTYGEVLRLRQTERLHQEGTLAPPILELREKLKPELMGLIRQQRLLHLCEGTLFRKISSRRRQDKLWFCCLSPNHKLLQYGDMEEGASPPTLESLPEQLPVADMRALLTGKDCPHVREKGSGKQSKDLYELAFSISYDRGEEEAYLNFIAPSKREFYLWTDGLSALLGSPMGSEQTRLDLEQLLTMETKLRLLELENVPIPERPPPVPPPPTNFNFCYDCSIAEP from the exons ATGACCTTTGCCAGGGAGGTCATCAGCCGTAATGGGCTCCAGAGACTAGGCACCATCATTGAGGATGGGGATGA CCTAGGAGAGGTGCTGGCCCTCAGCCTGAGGGCCTTCTTGGAGCTCATGGAGCATGGCGTGGTGTCCTGGGAGACACTGAGCATCCCCTTTGTGAGGAAG GTGGTGTGCTATGTGAACATGAACCTCATGGACGCCTCCGTGCCACCCCTAGCCCTTGGGCTGCTGGAGAGTGTGACCTTGAGCAGCCCAGCCCTGGGCCAGCTGGTCAAGAGCGAGGTGCCCTTGGATAGGCTGCTGGTGCACCTACAGGT GATGAACCAGCAGCTGCAAACCAAGGCCATGGCCCTGCTGACAGCCTTGCTGCAGGGGGCCAGCCCTGTAGAACGCAAG CACATGCTTGACTATCTCTGGCAGAGGAACCTTCGCCAGTTCATCTATAAG AACATCATCCACAGTGCAGCACCAATGGGCGACGAGATGGCTCATCACCTGTATGTACTGCAGGCCCTCATGCTGGGGCTGCTGGAGCCGCGTATGCGGACGCCCCTGGACCCCTACAGCCAG GAGCAGCGGGAGCAGCTGCAAGTCCTACGCCAGGCTGCCTTCGAGGCGGAGGGGGAGTCCTCGGGTACTGGGCTGAGTGCTGACCGTCGCCGTTCCCTCTGTGCCCGAGAGTTCCGCAAACTGGGCTTCTCT AACAGCAACCCAGCGCAGGACCTGGAGCGTGTGCCCCCCGGTCTACTGGCCCTGGACAACATGTTGTACTTCTCCAGAAATGCACCCAGCGCGTACAGCCGG TTTGTGTTAGAGAACAGCAGCCGCGAGGACAAGCACGAGTGCCCCTTTGCCCGGGGCAGTATCCAGCTGACAGTGCTGCTGTGTGAGCTGCTCCACGTTGGGGAGCCCT GCTCTGAGACAGCCCAGGACTTCTCGCCCATGTTCTTCGGCCAAGACCAGAGCTTCCACGAGCTCTTCTGTGTGGGTATCCAGCTGTTGAATAAGACCTGGAAGGAGATGCGGGCTACACAGGAGGACTTCGACaag GTAATGCAGGTGGTGCGGGAGCAGCTGGCCCGCACTCTGGCCCTGAAGCCCACCTCCCTGGAGCTCTTCCGAACCAAGGTGAATGCGCTCACTTACGGGGAGGTGCTGCGGCTGCGGCAGACCGAACGGCTGCACCAGGAGGGCACACTGGCTCCCCCTATACT GGAGCTGCGGGAGAAGCTGAAGCCAGAGCTCATGGGCCTGATCCGCCAGCAGCGCTTGCTCCACCTCTGTGAGGGGACGCTCTTCCGCAAGATCAGCAGCCGGCGGCGCCAGG ACAAGCTGTGGTTCTGCTGCCTGTCCCCCAACCACAAGCTGCTGCAGTACGGAGACATGGAGGAGGGGGCCAGCCCGCCTACCCTGGAGAGTCTACCCGAGCAGC TCCCTGTGGCCGACATGAGGGCACTCCTGACAGGCAAGGACTGCCCCCATGTCCGGGAGAAGGGCTCCGGGAAGCAGAGCAAG GACCTCTATGAGTTGGCCTTCTCGATCAGCTATGACCGCGGGGAGGAGGAGGCGTACCTCAACTTCATTGCCCCCTCCAAGCGGGAG TTCTACCTGTGGACAGATGGGCTCAGTGCCTTGCTGGGCAGTCCCATGGGCAGCGAGCAGACACGGCTGGACCTGGAGCAGCTGCTGACCATGGAGACCAAGCTGCGTCTGCTGGAGCTGGAGAACGTGCCCATCCCTGAGCGGCCACCCcctgtgcccccaccccccaccaactTCAACTTCTGCTATGACTGCAGCATCGCTGAACCTTGA
- the ELMO3 gene encoding engulfment and cell motility protein 3 isoform X1 — protein sequence MTPQRNVVKIAIQMRDAIPQLIQLDQVTCLVPPPSAPQPHLPAKPLAAVLKEVCDVWSLTHSERYALQFADGHRRYITENNRAEIKNGSILCLSTAPDLEAEQLLGGLQSDSREGRREALRHLVPLASDMTFAREVISRNGLQRLGTIIEDGDDLGEVLALSLRAFLELMEHGVVSWETLSIPFVRKVVCYVNMNLMDASVPPLALGLLESVTLSSPALGQLVKSEVPLDRLLVHLQVMNQQLQTKAMALLTALLQGASPVERKHMLDYLWQRNLRQFIYKNIIHSAAPMGDEMAHHLYVLQALMLGLLEPRMRTPLDPYSQEQREQLQVLRQAAFEAEGESSGTGLSADRRRSLCAREFRKLGFSNSNPAQDLERVPPGLLALDNMLYFSRNAPSAYSRFVLENSSREDKHECPFARGSIQLTVLLCELLHVGEPCSETAQDFSPMFFGQDQSFHELFCVGIQLLNKTWKEMRATQEDFDKVMQVVREQLARTLALKPTSLELFRTKVNALTYGEVLRLRQTERLHQEGTLAPPILELREKLKPELMGLIRQQRLLHLCEGTLFRKISSRRRQDKLWFCCLSPNHKLLQYGDMEEGASPPTLESLPEQLPVADMRALLTGKDCPHVREKGSGKQSKDLYELAFSISYDRGEEEAYLNFIAPSKREFYLWTDGLSALLGSPMGSEQTRLDLEQLLTMETKLRLLELENVPIPERPPPVPPPPTNFNFCYDCSIAEP from the exons ATGACGCCTCAGCGGAACGTGGTGAAGATTGCCATCCAGATGCGTGATGCCATCCCGCAGCTCATCCAGCTGGACCAGGTCACCTGTCTGGTCCCGCCTCCATCTGCCCCGCAGCCCCACCTCCCG GCGAAGCCCCTGGCCGCTGTGCTGAAGGAGGTGTGCGACGT GTGGAGCCTGACGCACTCTGAGCGCTACGCCCTGCAGTTTGCGGATGGGCATAGGAGATACATCACTGAGAAT AACCGCGCGGAGATCAAGAATGGCAGCATCCTATGCCTCAGCACGGCCCCA GACCTTGAGGCTGAGCAGCTCTTGGGTGGGCTGCAGAGTGACAGTCGTGAAGGGCGCCGGGAAGCCCTGAGGCACCTCGTCCCTCTGGCCTCGGACATGACCTTTGCCAGGGAGGTCATCAGCCGTAATGGGCTCCAGAGACTAGGCACCATCATTGAGGATGGGGATGA CCTAGGAGAGGTGCTGGCCCTCAGCCTGAGGGCCTTCTTGGAGCTCATGGAGCATGGCGTGGTGTCCTGGGAGACACTGAGCATCCCCTTTGTGAGGAAG GTGGTGTGCTATGTGAACATGAACCTCATGGACGCCTCCGTGCCACCCCTAGCCCTTGGGCTGCTGGAGAGTGTGACCTTGAGCAGCCCAGCCCTGGGCCAGCTGGTCAAGAGCGAGGTGCCCTTGGATAGGCTGCTGGTGCACCTACAGGT GATGAACCAGCAGCTGCAAACCAAGGCCATGGCCCTGCTGACAGCCTTGCTGCAGGGGGCCAGCCCTGTAGAACGCAAG CACATGCTTGACTATCTCTGGCAGAGGAACCTTCGCCAGTTCATCTATAAG AACATCATCCACAGTGCAGCACCAATGGGCGACGAGATGGCTCATCACCTGTATGTACTGCAGGCCCTCATGCTGGGGCTGCTGGAGCCGCGTATGCGGACGCCCCTGGACCCCTACAGCCAG GAGCAGCGGGAGCAGCTGCAAGTCCTACGCCAGGCTGCCTTCGAGGCGGAGGGGGAGTCCTCGGGTACTGGGCTGAGTGCTGACCGTCGCCGTTCCCTCTGTGCCCGAGAGTTCCGCAAACTGGGCTTCTCT AACAGCAACCCAGCGCAGGACCTGGAGCGTGTGCCCCCCGGTCTACTGGCCCTGGACAACATGTTGTACTTCTCCAGAAATGCACCCAGCGCGTACAGCCGG TTTGTGTTAGAGAACAGCAGCCGCGAGGACAAGCACGAGTGCCCCTTTGCCCGGGGCAGTATCCAGCTGACAGTGCTGCTGTGTGAGCTGCTCCACGTTGGGGAGCCCT GCTCTGAGACAGCCCAGGACTTCTCGCCCATGTTCTTCGGCCAAGACCAGAGCTTCCACGAGCTCTTCTGTGTGGGTATCCAGCTGTTGAATAAGACCTGGAAGGAGATGCGGGCTACACAGGAGGACTTCGACaag GTAATGCAGGTGGTGCGGGAGCAGCTGGCCCGCACTCTGGCCCTGAAGCCCACCTCCCTGGAGCTCTTCCGAACCAAGGTGAATGCGCTCACTTACGGGGAGGTGCTGCGGCTGCGGCAGACCGAACGGCTGCACCAGGAGGGCACACTGGCTCCCCCTATACT GGAGCTGCGGGAGAAGCTGAAGCCAGAGCTCATGGGCCTGATCCGCCAGCAGCGCTTGCTCCACCTCTGTGAGGGGACGCTCTTCCGCAAGATCAGCAGCCGGCGGCGCCAGG ACAAGCTGTGGTTCTGCTGCCTGTCCCCCAACCACAAGCTGCTGCAGTACGGAGACATGGAGGAGGGGGCCAGCCCGCCTACCCTGGAGAGTCTACCCGAGCAGC TCCCTGTGGCCGACATGAGGGCACTCCTGACAGGCAAGGACTGCCCCCATGTCCGGGAGAAGGGCTCCGGGAAGCAGAGCAAG GACCTCTATGAGTTGGCCTTCTCGATCAGCTATGACCGCGGGGAGGAGGAGGCGTACCTCAACTTCATTGCCCCCTCCAAGCGGGAG TTCTACCTGTGGACAGATGGGCTCAGTGCCTTGCTGGGCAGTCCCATGGGCAGCGAGCAGACACGGCTGGACCTGGAGCAGCTGCTGACCATGGAGACCAAGCTGCGTCTGCTGGAGCTGGAGAACGTGCCCATCCCTGAGCGGCCACCCcctgtgcccccaccccccaccaactTCAACTTCTGCTATGACTGCAGCATCGCTGAACCTTGA